The following nucleotide sequence is from Candidatus Methylomirabilota bacterium.
GCGCATCCGACAGGCGCTCCGCGGCCTCAAACACCTCGGCCGCTGACGTGAGCGAAGTCCGCATCGGTCTGCTGGGCCTCGGCACTGTCGGCGCGGGCGTCGTCAAGCTGCTCGAATCCCAGCGCGCCCTCCTGGAGGAGCGCGCGGGCTGCCGGCTCACGCTGGCCGCCGTCGCCGACCTGGACCTCACCCGGCCGCGCGAAGGCCTCGATCTGGCCCGGCTCCCCCTCACCGCCGACGCCAACCGCGTGCTGGGCGATCCCGGCGTGCCCGTCGTCATCGAGCTGATCGGCGGCCTGGAGCCGGCGCGCTCGTTCATCCTCCGGGCCCTCGGCGCCGGCCAGCACGTGGTGACGGCGAACAAGGCCCTGCTGGCGCACCACGGCGCCGAGCTGTACGACGAGGCCCGGCGCCACCAGGTGACGCTGGGATTCGAGGCGGCCGTCGCCGGCGGCATCCCGCTCATCCGCGCGGTGAAGGAAGGGCTGGTCGCCAACCGCATCCTGTCGGTCTTCGGCATCGTCAACGGCACGTCGAACTACATCCTGTCGAAGATGACCGACGAAGGGCCCGACTTCTCGGTCGTCCTGAAGGAAGCGCAGGCCCACGGCTACGCGGAGGCCGACCCCACACTCGATATCGAGGGCATGGACTCGGCGCACAAGCTCCAGATCCTGGTCAGTCTCGCCTTCCGCACGTTCGTGGAGCTCAAGGACATCCACACCGAGGGCATCACGCGCGTCACCCAGCAGGACATCGCCTACGCCCGCGAGCTCGGCTACCGCGTGAAGCTGCTGGCGATCGCCAAGGTGGCCGACGGCGGCGTCGAGGTCCGGGTGCATCCCACGATGATCCCGGCGGCGGCGCCGCTGGCCGCGGTGTCGGGCGTCTTCAACGCCATCTTCCTCACCGGCGACGCCGTCGGCGACCTCATGTTCTACGGACGCGGCGCCGGCCAGCTGCCCACCGCCTCCGCCGTATGGTCGGACGTCGTCGAGATCGCGCGGCGCATCGCCCACGGCATTCCCTCGCTGGCGCTGGAGCTGCCCTCGGTGGGGCCGGCGGCGCTCCCCCTCCGCCCGATGGACTCGATCCGCTCCTGCTACTACCTGCGCGTGATGGCGCAGGACCGCCCGGGCGTGCTCTCGCGCGTGGCCGGCATCCTGGGTGAGCACAACATCTCCATCGCATCGGTCATCCAGAAGGGGCGCGCCACGGGCGAGGCCGTGCCGGTGGTGATGATGAGCCACGAGGCGCAGGAGCGGGACATGCGGATGGCCCTGGCCGCCATCGACCGCCTGCGCGTCGTGGCCGCCCCCACCACGATGATCCGCGTGGAGGGAGGCCCCGCATGAAGATCGGAGGGGGCCTCGGCGGCCCCCTCCGAGACCTCCCCCAGGAGGGTTGCGCCGGCTCCGCCGGCGCTCGAAAGGCTGCGCGCCGATGACGGCGTGGCGGGGAGTGATCGAACGGTATCGCGAGTTCCTGCCCGTCACCGACAAGACGCCGGTGGTGACGCTGCTGGAAGGCAACACGCCGCTGGTGCCCGCGCCCCGCCTGGCCGAGGCGACGGATCCCCGGCTGCAGATCTATCTCAAGTGCGAGGGGTTCAACCCCACCGGCTCCTTCAAGGACCGCGGCATGACGATGGCGATGTCCAAGGCGCTGGAGGCGGGCTCGCGCGCCGTCATCTGCGCGTCCACGGGCAACACCTCGGCGTCGGCCGCCGCCTTCGCCGCGCGGGCGGGAATCAAGGCCTTCGTCATGGTGCCCAAGGGCGCCATCGCGCTCGGCAAGCTCTCGCAGGCGGCGATTCACGGCGCCAAGGTCCTGATGGTGGACGGCAACTTCGACCAGGCCCTGTCGATCGTCCGCCAGATCTCGGAGCAGCACCCCGTCACCCTCGTCAACTCGGTGAACCCGTTCCGGCTCGAGGGCCAGAAGACCGCCGCCTTCGAGGTGGTCGATCAGCTCGGCCGCGCCCCGGACTACCACCTCATCCCCGTGGGCAACGCCGGCAACATCACCGCCTACTGGCGGGGCTACCGCGAGTACCACCGCGCCGGCCGCGCCCGAGAGCTGCCGCGCATGGTCGGCTTTCAGGCGGCGGGCGCGGCGCCGATCTACGAGAATCGCGTCATCGAGGAGCCGCGGACGGTCGCCACGGCCATCAAGATCGGCAACCCGGCGAACTGGGGGCCGGCGCTGGAGGCGCTCAAGGACTCACGAGGTTGGATCGACATCGTGACCGACGAGGAGATTCTCCAGGCCTATCGCCTGCTCGCCCGCGAGGAAGGGATCTTCATGGAGCCGGCCTCGGCGGCGACCGTCGCCGGCCTCATCAAGAACGTGAAGGGCGGGCGCTTCGAGTCCGGCTCCACGCTCGTCCTGACCTTGACCGGCCACGGGTTGAAAGATCCGGACACGGCGCTGGAGTCGGCATCCCGCCCCACCACGGTTCCTCCGAAGATCGACGCCGTCCTGGCGCAACTCGGCCTCTGAACCGTCTCAGGCTCCTGGTGGGCGCGGCCATCAGCCTCGCCCTGCTCGCCCTGCTCCTGGCCAGCGTCGATCTCCGCGAGCTGTGGCAGCAGCTCCGCCAAACGCGCTGGGGGTGGACCCTGCTCGCCGCCACCCTGGGGCCGATCGGGCTCTGGGTCCGCGCGCAGCGCTGGCGGTACCTCTTCCCGCCACGCTCGGACCCACCGGGCCTCGTGCCCGCGCTGATGATCGGCTACATGGCGAACAATCTGCTCCCGCTGCGGGCGGGCGAGGTCGTCCGCCTGTACGTGGTGGCGCGGCGCTGGC
It contains:
- a CDS encoding homoserine dehydrogenase — its product is MSEVRIGLLGLGTVGAGVVKLLESQRALLEERAGCRLTLAAVADLDLTRPREGLDLARLPLTADANRVLGDPGVPVVIELIGGLEPARSFILRALGAGQHVVTANKALLAHHGAELYDEARRHQVTLGFEAAVAGGIPLIRAVKEGLVANRILSVFGIVNGTSNYILSKMTDEGPDFSVVLKEAQAHGYAEADPTLDIEGMDSAHKLQILVSLAFRTFVELKDIHTEGITRVTQQDIAYARELGYRVKLLAIAKVADGGVEVRVHPTMIPAAAPLAAVSGVFNAIFLTGDAVGDLMFYGRGAGQLPTASAVWSDVVEIARRIAHGIPSLALELPSVGPAALPLRPMDSIRSCYYLRVMAQDRPGVLSRVAGILGEHNISIASVIQKGRATGEAVPVVMMSHEAQERDMRMALAAIDRLRVVAAPTTMIRVEGGPA
- the thrC gene encoding threonine synthase; translation: MTAWRGVIERYREFLPVTDKTPVVTLLEGNTPLVPAPRLAEATDPRLQIYLKCEGFNPTGSFKDRGMTMAMSKALEAGSRAVICASTGNTSASAAAFAARAGIKAFVMVPKGAIALGKLSQAAIHGAKVLMVDGNFDQALSIVRQISEQHPVTLVNSVNPFRLEGQKTAAFEVVDQLGRAPDYHLIPVGNAGNITAYWRGYREYHRAGRARELPRMVGFQAAGAAPIYENRVIEEPRTVATAIKIGNPANWGPALEALKDSRGWIDIVTDEEILQAYRLLAREEGIFMEPASAATVAGLIKNVKGGRFESGSTLVLTLTGHGLKDPDTALESASRPTTVPPKIDAVLAQLGL